The following are encoded in a window of Cyprinus carpio isolate SPL01 chromosome B18, ASM1834038v1, whole genome shotgun sequence genomic DNA:
- the LOC109063947 gene encoding zinc finger protein 710-like isoform X3 — MRSLKHLKHHTRSNVEEQEVPLVRCYSKVMEHAVDVGTQTDPVVVLSLAQAAVLGLISQNEIFGATIAPNGFYTGEGREGPAPPAESMEYEYADQLIGANGDYLSEPHGENRRPEKVYGVERRRPGPRGRSKRPLSEGKPEESTVRSPDTLNQVKGERPEFSSPCYLSNPQQPDNEPEVLDLAPRRVPMKEEQCNKGYPEPSREPAIQQVDSDTQTQAHQSPVGHGKALVESSEGGRGKEEEQEEEEVEERALNLKTTEEDVSPAMRRYYESSVTAYEAAEMGLPGDYEEGGQAMMWTEGENSLGRRMQIDRLDINVQIDESYCVDVGEGLKRWKCRMCEKSYTSKYNLVTHILGHNGIKPHECLHCGKLFKQPSHLQTHLLTHQGTRPHKCTVCKKAFTQTSHLKRHMLQHSDVKPYSCRFCGRGFAYPSELRTHETKHESGHCHVCTQCGMEFPTHAHLKRHQVSHQGPTTFQCTECHKSFAYRSQLQNHLMKHQNVRPYVCSECGMEFVQIHHLKQHMLTHKGMKEYKCDVCSREFTLSANLKRHMLIHTSVRPFQCHVCFKTFVQKQTLKTHMIVHLPVKPFKCKVCGKSFNRMYNLLGHMHLHAGSKPFKCPYCTSKFNLKGNLSRHMKVKHGILDTSTEGQDALPDAEGQEDYEEESFDYSERENLASNNTQDLAKLAKISYYNYTKVSAHYNTT; from the exons ATGAGGTCCCTGAAACATCTCAAACATCACACCAGGAGTAATGTG GAAGAGCAGGAAGTTCCTCTGGTTCGCTGCTATTCTAAAGTGATGGAGCATGCAGTGGACGTCGGCACTCAGACTGACCCGGTGGTGGTCCTGTCCCTGGCCCAGGCTGCTGTGCTGGGACTCATATCACAGAACGAAATCTTCGGAGCCACAATTGCCCCAAATGGTTTCTACACGGGAGAGGGACGTGAAGGCCCTGCTCCTCCCGCAGAATCCATGGAGTATGAATATGCAGATCAGCTAATTGGAGCTAATGGAGACTATCTTTCTGAGCCTCACGGGGAGAACAGGAGGCCAGAAAAGGTCTACGGGGTAGAACGCAGGCGTCCAGGACCCCGTGGGAGGTCCAAGAGGCCCTTGAGTGAAGGAAAACCAGAGGAATCCACGGTGAGGTCTCCGGACACACTGAATCAGGTGAAAGGAGAGAGGCCTGAGTTCTCCAGCCCATGTTATCTCTCAAATCCCCAGCAACCTGACAATGAGCCAGAAGTGCTGGACCTAGCACCTCGGAGAGTGCCAATGAAAGAAGAGCAGTGTAACAAAGGCTACCCTGAGCCCTCGAGGGAGCCAGCCATCCAACAGGTTGACTCTGACACTCAGACACAAGCCCACCAAAGCCCTGTGGGGCATGGAAAAGCATTGGTGGAGTCCTCTGAGGGAGGACGGGGAAAGGAGGAGGAACAGGAAGAGGAGGAAGTGGAGGAGAGAGCACTGAACCTGAAAACCACAGAGGAGGATGTGAGCCCAGCAATGAGGCGCTACTATGAATCCAGTGTGACAGCATATGAGGCTGCTGAGATGGGCCTGCCGGGAGACTATGAGGAGGGCGGCCAGGCCATGATGTGGACAGAGGGGGAGAACTCCTTGGGTAGACGGATGCAGATTGACCGGCTAGATATTAACGTTCAAATCGACGAATCGTACTGTGTGGATGTGGGAGAAGGCCTGAAACGCTGGAAGTGTCGCATGTGTGAAAAGTCCTACACTTCGAAGTACAACTTGGTTACGCACATCCTGGGTCACAATGGCATCAAACCACATGAGTGTCTGCATTGTGGAAAGCTTTTCAAGCAGCCCAGCCATCTTCAGACGCATCTGCTAACGCACCAGGGGACGCGGCCACACAAGTGCACAGTCTGCAAGAAGGCCTTTACCCAAACTAGTCACCTTAAACGGCACATGTTGCAGCATAGCGACGTCAAGCCTTACAGCTGCCGCTTCTGCGGCCGAGGATTTGCCTACCCTAGTGAGCTACGTACTCATGAGACCAAGCACGAGAGCGGCCACTGTCATGTTTGCACGCAGTGCGGCATGGAGTTCCCCACTCACGCCCACCTCAAGCGCCACCAAGTCAGCCACCAGGGCCCGACAACCTTTCAGTGCACTGAATGTCATAAGTCCTTCGCCTACCGTAGCCAGCTCCAGAACCATCTGATGAAGCACCAGAATGTGCGGCCCTATGTCTGCTCGGAGTGCGGCATGGAGTTCGTGCAGATCCACCACCTGAAGCAGCACATGCTTACACACAAG ggaATGAAGGAATACAAATGTGACGTGTGTTCTCGCGAGTTCACTCTCTCTGCCAACCTGAAGCGACATATGCTGATTCACACTAGTGTGCGCCCTTTCCAGTGCCACGTCTGCTTCAAGACCTTTGTTCAGAAGCAAACGCTTAAAACGCACATGATCGTCCACTTGCCTGTGAAACCTTTTAAGTGCAAG GTGTGCGGGAAGTCCTTCAACAGAATGTATAACCTGCTTGGTCACATGCACCTTCATGCCGGTAGCAAACCCTTCAAGTGTCCTTACTGCACCAGCAAGTTCAATTTGAAGGGCAACTTGAGTCGACACATGAAGGTGAAACATGGAATCCTGGACACCTCAACTGAAGGACAAG ATGCCCTGCCTGATGCGGAGGGTCAGGAAGATTACGAGGAAGAGAGCTTTGATTACAGTGAGAGGGAGAATCTAGCCAGCAACAACACACAAGATTTGGCGAAATTAGCCAAAATTAGCTACTACAACTACACTAAGGTTTCTGCTCACTACAACACAACTTAA
- the LOC109063947 gene encoding zinc finger protein 710-like isoform X4 produces MEHAVDVGTQTDPVVVLSLAQAAVLGLISQNEIFGATIAPNGFYTGEGREGPAPPAESMEYEYADQLIGANGDYLSEPHGENRRPEKVYGVERRRPGPRGRSKRPLSEGKPEESTVRSPDTLNQVKGERPEFSSPCYLSNPQQPDNEPEVLDLAPRRVPMKEEQCNKGYPEPSREPAIQQVDSDTQTQAHQSPVGHGKALVESSEGGRGKEEEQEEEEVEERALNLKTTEEDVSPAMRRYYESSVTAYEAAEMGLPGDYEEGGQAMMWTEGENSLGRRMQIDRLDINVQIDESYCVDVGEGLKRWKCRMCEKSYTSKYNLVTHILGHNGIKPHECLHCGKLFKQPSHLQTHLLTHQGTRPHKCTVCKKAFTQTSHLKRHMLQHSDVKPYSCRFCGRGFAYPSELRTHETKHESGHCHVCTQCGMEFPTHAHLKRHQVSHQGPTTFQCTECHKSFAYRSQLQNHLMKHQNVRPYVCSECGMEFVQIHHLKQHMLTHKVLTQQALEHKGMKEYKCDVCSREFTLSANLKRHMLIHTSVRPFQCHVCFKTFVQKQTLKTHMIVHLPVKPFKCKVCGKSFNRMYNLLGHMHLHAGSKPFKCPYCTSKFNLKGNLSRHMKVKHGILDTSTEGQDALPDAEGQEDYEEESFDYSERENLASNNTQDLAKLAKISYYNYTKVSAHYNTT; encoded by the exons ATGGAGCATGCAGTGGACGTCGGCACTCAGACTGACCCGGTGGTGGTCCTGTCCCTGGCCCAGGCTGCTGTGCTGGGACTCATATCACAGAACGAAATCTTCGGAGCCACAATTGCCCCAAATGGTTTCTACACGGGAGAGGGACGTGAAGGCCCTGCTCCTCCCGCAGAATCCATGGAGTATGAATATGCAGATCAGCTAATTGGAGCTAATGGAGACTATCTTTCTGAGCCTCACGGGGAGAACAGGAGGCCAGAAAAGGTCTACGGGGTAGAACGCAGGCGTCCAGGACCCCGTGGGAGGTCCAAGAGGCCCTTGAGTGAAGGAAAACCAGAGGAATCCACGGTGAGGTCTCCGGACACACTGAATCAGGTGAAAGGAGAGAGGCCTGAGTTCTCCAGCCCATGTTATCTCTCAAATCCCCAGCAACCTGACAATGAGCCAGAAGTGCTGGACCTAGCACCTCGGAGAGTGCCAATGAAAGAAGAGCAGTGTAACAAAGGCTACCCTGAGCCCTCGAGGGAGCCAGCCATCCAACAGGTTGACTCTGACACTCAGACACAAGCCCACCAAAGCCCTGTGGGGCATGGAAAAGCATTGGTGGAGTCCTCTGAGGGAGGACGGGGAAAGGAGGAGGAACAGGAAGAGGAGGAAGTGGAGGAGAGAGCACTGAACCTGAAAACCACAGAGGAGGATGTGAGCCCAGCAATGAGGCGCTACTATGAATCCAGTGTGACAGCATATGAGGCTGCTGAGATGGGCCTGCCGGGAGACTATGAGGAGGGCGGCCAGGCCATGATGTGGACAGAGGGGGAGAACTCCTTGGGTAGACGGATGCAGATTGACCGGCTAGATATTAACGTTCAAATCGACGAATCGTACTGTGTGGATGTGGGAGAAGGCCTGAAACGCTGGAAGTGTCGCATGTGTGAAAAGTCCTACACTTCGAAGTACAACTTGGTTACGCACATCCTGGGTCACAATGGCATCAAACCACATGAGTGTCTGCATTGTGGAAAGCTTTTCAAGCAGCCCAGCCATCTTCAGACGCATCTGCTAACGCACCAGGGGACGCGGCCACACAAGTGCACAGTCTGCAAGAAGGCCTTTACCCAAACTAGTCACCTTAAACGGCACATGTTGCAGCATAGCGACGTCAAGCCTTACAGCTGCCGCTTCTGCGGCCGAGGATTTGCCTACCCTAGTGAGCTACGTACTCATGAGACCAAGCACGAGAGCGGCCACTGTCATGTTTGCACGCAGTGCGGCATGGAGTTCCCCACTCACGCCCACCTCAAGCGCCACCAAGTCAGCCACCAGGGCCCGACAACCTTTCAGTGCACTGAATGTCATAAGTCCTTCGCCTACCGTAGCCAGCTCCAGAACCATCTGATGAAGCACCAGAATGTGCGGCCCTATGTCTGCTCGGAGTGCGGCATGGAGTTCGTGCAGATCCACCACCTGAAGCAGCACATGCTTACACACAAGGTACTGACACAGCAGGCCCTCGAACACAAG ggaATGAAGGAATACAAATGTGACGTGTGTTCTCGCGAGTTCACTCTCTCTGCCAACCTGAAGCGACATATGCTGATTCACACTAGTGTGCGCCCTTTCCAGTGCCACGTCTGCTTCAAGACCTTTGTTCAGAAGCAAACGCTTAAAACGCACATGATCGTCCACTTGCCTGTGAAACCTTTTAAGTGCAAG GTGTGCGGGAAGTCCTTCAACAGAATGTATAACCTGCTTGGTCACATGCACCTTCATGCCGGTAGCAAACCCTTCAAGTGTCCTTACTGCACCAGCAAGTTCAATTTGAAGGGCAACTTGAGTCGACACATGAAGGTGAAACATGGAATCCTGGACACCTCAACTGAAGGACAAG ATGCCCTGCCTGATGCGGAGGGTCAGGAAGATTACGAGGAAGAGAGCTTTGATTACAGTGAGAGGGAGAATCTAGCCAGCAACAACACACAAGATTTGGCGAAATTAGCCAAAATTAGCTACTACAACTACACTAAGGTTTCTGCTCACTACAACACAACTTAA
- the LOC109063947 gene encoding zinc finger protein 710-like isoform X1, producing MRSLKHLKHHTRSNVEEQEVPLVRCYSKVMEHAVDVGTQTDPVVVLSLAQAAVLGLISQNEIFGATIAPNGFYTGEGREGPAPPAESMEYEYADQLIGANGDYLSEPHGENRRPEKVYGVERRRPGPRGRSKRPLSEGKPEESTVRSPDTLNQVKGERPEFSSPCYLSNPQQPDNEPEVLDLAPRRVPMKEEQCNKGYPEPSREPAIQQVDSDTQTQAHQSPVGHGKALVESSEGGRGKEEEQEEEEVEERALNLKTTEEDVSPAMRRYYESSVTAYEAAEMGLPGDYEEGGQAMMWTEGENSLGRRMQIDRLDINVQIDESYCVDVGEGLKRWKCRMCEKSYTSKYNLVTHILGHNGIKPHECLHCGKLFKQPSHLQTHLLTHQGTRPHKCTVCKKAFTQTSHLKRHMLQHSDVKPYSCRFCGRGFAYPSELRTHETKHESGHCHVCTQCGMEFPTHAHLKRHQVSHQGPTTFQCTECHKSFAYRSQLQNHLMKHQNVRPYVCSECGMEFVQIHHLKQHMLTHKVLTQQALEHKGMKEYKCDVCSREFTLSANLKRHMLIHTSVRPFQCHVCFKTFVQKQTLKTHMIVHLPVKPFKCKVCGKSFNRMYNLLGHMHLHAGSKPFKCPYCTSKFNLKGNLSRHMKVKHGILDTSTEGQDALPDAEGQEDYEEESFDYSERENLASNNTQDLAKLAKISYYNYTKVSAHYNTT from the exons ATGAGGTCCCTGAAACATCTCAAACATCACACCAGGAGTAATGTG GAAGAGCAGGAAGTTCCTCTGGTTCGCTGCTATTCTAAAGTGATGGAGCATGCAGTGGACGTCGGCACTCAGACTGACCCGGTGGTGGTCCTGTCCCTGGCCCAGGCTGCTGTGCTGGGACTCATATCACAGAACGAAATCTTCGGAGCCACAATTGCCCCAAATGGTTTCTACACGGGAGAGGGACGTGAAGGCCCTGCTCCTCCCGCAGAATCCATGGAGTATGAATATGCAGATCAGCTAATTGGAGCTAATGGAGACTATCTTTCTGAGCCTCACGGGGAGAACAGGAGGCCAGAAAAGGTCTACGGGGTAGAACGCAGGCGTCCAGGACCCCGTGGGAGGTCCAAGAGGCCCTTGAGTGAAGGAAAACCAGAGGAATCCACGGTGAGGTCTCCGGACACACTGAATCAGGTGAAAGGAGAGAGGCCTGAGTTCTCCAGCCCATGTTATCTCTCAAATCCCCAGCAACCTGACAATGAGCCAGAAGTGCTGGACCTAGCACCTCGGAGAGTGCCAATGAAAGAAGAGCAGTGTAACAAAGGCTACCCTGAGCCCTCGAGGGAGCCAGCCATCCAACAGGTTGACTCTGACACTCAGACACAAGCCCACCAAAGCCCTGTGGGGCATGGAAAAGCATTGGTGGAGTCCTCTGAGGGAGGACGGGGAAAGGAGGAGGAACAGGAAGAGGAGGAAGTGGAGGAGAGAGCACTGAACCTGAAAACCACAGAGGAGGATGTGAGCCCAGCAATGAGGCGCTACTATGAATCCAGTGTGACAGCATATGAGGCTGCTGAGATGGGCCTGCCGGGAGACTATGAGGAGGGCGGCCAGGCCATGATGTGGACAGAGGGGGAGAACTCCTTGGGTAGACGGATGCAGATTGACCGGCTAGATATTAACGTTCAAATCGACGAATCGTACTGTGTGGATGTGGGAGAAGGCCTGAAACGCTGGAAGTGTCGCATGTGTGAAAAGTCCTACACTTCGAAGTACAACTTGGTTACGCACATCCTGGGTCACAATGGCATCAAACCACATGAGTGTCTGCATTGTGGAAAGCTTTTCAAGCAGCCCAGCCATCTTCAGACGCATCTGCTAACGCACCAGGGGACGCGGCCACACAAGTGCACAGTCTGCAAGAAGGCCTTTACCCAAACTAGTCACCTTAAACGGCACATGTTGCAGCATAGCGACGTCAAGCCTTACAGCTGCCGCTTCTGCGGCCGAGGATTTGCCTACCCTAGTGAGCTACGTACTCATGAGACCAAGCACGAGAGCGGCCACTGTCATGTTTGCACGCAGTGCGGCATGGAGTTCCCCACTCACGCCCACCTCAAGCGCCACCAAGTCAGCCACCAGGGCCCGACAACCTTTCAGTGCACTGAATGTCATAAGTCCTTCGCCTACCGTAGCCAGCTCCAGAACCATCTGATGAAGCACCAGAATGTGCGGCCCTATGTCTGCTCGGAGTGCGGCATGGAGTTCGTGCAGATCCACCACCTGAAGCAGCACATGCTTACACACAAGGTACTGACACAGCAGGCCCTCGAACACAAG ggaATGAAGGAATACAAATGTGACGTGTGTTCTCGCGAGTTCACTCTCTCTGCCAACCTGAAGCGACATATGCTGATTCACACTAGTGTGCGCCCTTTCCAGTGCCACGTCTGCTTCAAGACCTTTGTTCAGAAGCAAACGCTTAAAACGCACATGATCGTCCACTTGCCTGTGAAACCTTTTAAGTGCAAG GTGTGCGGGAAGTCCTTCAACAGAATGTATAACCTGCTTGGTCACATGCACCTTCATGCCGGTAGCAAACCCTTCAAGTGTCCTTACTGCACCAGCAAGTTCAATTTGAAGGGCAACTTGAGTCGACACATGAAGGTGAAACATGGAATCCTGGACACCTCAACTGAAGGACAAG ATGCCCTGCCTGATGCGGAGGGTCAGGAAGATTACGAGGAAGAGAGCTTTGATTACAGTGAGAGGGAGAATCTAGCCAGCAACAACACACAAGATTTGGCGAAATTAGCCAAAATTAGCTACTACAACTACACTAAGGTTTCTGCTCACTACAACACAACTTAA
- the LOC109063947 gene encoding zinc finger protein 710-like isoform X2, whose protein sequence is MSLPKMAESYLQSMEEQEVPLVRCYSKVMEHAVDVGTQTDPVVVLSLAQAAVLGLISQNEIFGATIAPNGFYTGEGREGPAPPAESMEYEYADQLIGANGDYLSEPHGENRRPEKVYGVERRRPGPRGRSKRPLSEGKPEESTVRSPDTLNQVKGERPEFSSPCYLSNPQQPDNEPEVLDLAPRRVPMKEEQCNKGYPEPSREPAIQQVDSDTQTQAHQSPVGHGKALVESSEGGRGKEEEQEEEEVEERALNLKTTEEDVSPAMRRYYESSVTAYEAAEMGLPGDYEEGGQAMMWTEGENSLGRRMQIDRLDINVQIDESYCVDVGEGLKRWKCRMCEKSYTSKYNLVTHILGHNGIKPHECLHCGKLFKQPSHLQTHLLTHQGTRPHKCTVCKKAFTQTSHLKRHMLQHSDVKPYSCRFCGRGFAYPSELRTHETKHESGHCHVCTQCGMEFPTHAHLKRHQVSHQGPTTFQCTECHKSFAYRSQLQNHLMKHQNVRPYVCSECGMEFVQIHHLKQHMLTHKVLTQQALEHKGMKEYKCDVCSREFTLSANLKRHMLIHTSVRPFQCHVCFKTFVQKQTLKTHMIVHLPVKPFKCKVCGKSFNRMYNLLGHMHLHAGSKPFKCPYCTSKFNLKGNLSRHMKVKHGILDTSTEGQDALPDAEGQEDYEEESFDYSERENLASNNTQDLAKLAKISYYNYTKVSAHYNTT, encoded by the exons ATGTCTTTACCTAAGATGGCGGAAAGCTACCTGCAGTCgatg GAAGAGCAGGAAGTTCCTCTGGTTCGCTGCTATTCTAAAGTGATGGAGCATGCAGTGGACGTCGGCACTCAGACTGACCCGGTGGTGGTCCTGTCCCTGGCCCAGGCTGCTGTGCTGGGACTCATATCACAGAACGAAATCTTCGGAGCCACAATTGCCCCAAATGGTTTCTACACGGGAGAGGGACGTGAAGGCCCTGCTCCTCCCGCAGAATCCATGGAGTATGAATATGCAGATCAGCTAATTGGAGCTAATGGAGACTATCTTTCTGAGCCTCACGGGGAGAACAGGAGGCCAGAAAAGGTCTACGGGGTAGAACGCAGGCGTCCAGGACCCCGTGGGAGGTCCAAGAGGCCCTTGAGTGAAGGAAAACCAGAGGAATCCACGGTGAGGTCTCCGGACACACTGAATCAGGTGAAAGGAGAGAGGCCTGAGTTCTCCAGCCCATGTTATCTCTCAAATCCCCAGCAACCTGACAATGAGCCAGAAGTGCTGGACCTAGCACCTCGGAGAGTGCCAATGAAAGAAGAGCAGTGTAACAAAGGCTACCCTGAGCCCTCGAGGGAGCCAGCCATCCAACAGGTTGACTCTGACACTCAGACACAAGCCCACCAAAGCCCTGTGGGGCATGGAAAAGCATTGGTGGAGTCCTCTGAGGGAGGACGGGGAAAGGAGGAGGAACAGGAAGAGGAGGAAGTGGAGGAGAGAGCACTGAACCTGAAAACCACAGAGGAGGATGTGAGCCCAGCAATGAGGCGCTACTATGAATCCAGTGTGACAGCATATGAGGCTGCTGAGATGGGCCTGCCGGGAGACTATGAGGAGGGCGGCCAGGCCATGATGTGGACAGAGGGGGAGAACTCCTTGGGTAGACGGATGCAGATTGACCGGCTAGATATTAACGTTCAAATCGACGAATCGTACTGTGTGGATGTGGGAGAAGGCCTGAAACGCTGGAAGTGTCGCATGTGTGAAAAGTCCTACACTTCGAAGTACAACTTGGTTACGCACATCCTGGGTCACAATGGCATCAAACCACATGAGTGTCTGCATTGTGGAAAGCTTTTCAAGCAGCCCAGCCATCTTCAGACGCATCTGCTAACGCACCAGGGGACGCGGCCACACAAGTGCACAGTCTGCAAGAAGGCCTTTACCCAAACTAGTCACCTTAAACGGCACATGTTGCAGCATAGCGACGTCAAGCCTTACAGCTGCCGCTTCTGCGGCCGAGGATTTGCCTACCCTAGTGAGCTACGTACTCATGAGACCAAGCACGAGAGCGGCCACTGTCATGTTTGCACGCAGTGCGGCATGGAGTTCCCCACTCACGCCCACCTCAAGCGCCACCAAGTCAGCCACCAGGGCCCGACAACCTTTCAGTGCACTGAATGTCATAAGTCCTTCGCCTACCGTAGCCAGCTCCAGAACCATCTGATGAAGCACCAGAATGTGCGGCCCTATGTCTGCTCGGAGTGCGGCATGGAGTTCGTGCAGATCCACCACCTGAAGCAGCACATGCTTACACACAAGGTACTGACACAGCAGGCCCTCGAACACAAG ggaATGAAGGAATACAAATGTGACGTGTGTTCTCGCGAGTTCACTCTCTCTGCCAACCTGAAGCGACATATGCTGATTCACACTAGTGTGCGCCCTTTCCAGTGCCACGTCTGCTTCAAGACCTTTGTTCAGAAGCAAACGCTTAAAACGCACATGATCGTCCACTTGCCTGTGAAACCTTTTAAGTGCAAG GTGTGCGGGAAGTCCTTCAACAGAATGTATAACCTGCTTGGTCACATGCACCTTCATGCCGGTAGCAAACCCTTCAAGTGTCCTTACTGCACCAGCAAGTTCAATTTGAAGGGCAACTTGAGTCGACACATGAAGGTGAAACATGGAATCCTGGACACCTCAACTGAAGGACAAG ATGCCCTGCCTGATGCGGAGGGTCAGGAAGATTACGAGGAAGAGAGCTTTGATTACAGTGAGAGGGAGAATCTAGCCAGCAACAACACACAAGATTTGGCGAAATTAGCCAAAATTAGCTACTACAACTACACTAAGGTTTCTGCTCACTACAACACAACTTAA